The following is a genomic window from Solanum lycopersicum chromosome 6, SLM_r2.1.
ttgctgagaaaaaaataatgaaacacTGGGTATGtttattttagagaaaaaatgttttttattaaaaatgagtaatttttttatatttattttattgtgttcattgcaaataaaatattctattttaaaattatttgtatataatttagataaatattgtaatataaattatattaatacaaaaaaaaaatgcttaAAGTGATAGTAGTGACCATAGcaatttaataacttatttgaGCTTAATAGTTATCAAAATCAGCATTTATTTAGAATGTAagtaaaattattcaattaataatGACAACtctgattaaatttaaaaaaaaaacactaccAAATGAAGTAAAATGCATAACTAAAATTATTAGCTTGTTACACCAATTTTTAGAaagccaaaaatatttttttctttttttaaaaataataaatatttagtttAAAGAGTTGAGATGTTTGTTCAGTAGTTTGTTTAATCGTATGTGGTTAATTTATTCTAGCTTTTTACCTAATAGAAAAGAATCATTTGGCTATGTTCGACCTTTCTTGTCCtatctctcttctttcttttccgATATTTAAATGTTTATCAGATTTATAATGCgcttattattatgttattaaaaatCTTGTTAAAAATTCGATTGAAATAAAAGTTTGTCAATGAAAGAGTGCGCATCCTTCGGGATTTCAGTGCTCgtcatttttttttccaattcttTATGATTTTACGTTGAAAATCCTTCTTAAAGTGATCTTTATATATTGCCTTAATTTATAGAACATACTTTCtctttcaataaaaaattataaaatttaaaattgtaatttcgcttctataattataagtatataaatgcattatttttctaaagaaaaaacTAACGAGAAAAATGTTGCATAAATCGAAATAATTATTCTCCGTAAGAACTGACTATTTTATCTTAATCGATTTTAAAAGGtgtgacatatttttatatttagtaccaatttcatttcaaaattctCATTTTATTGATCCATCTTTATAGCACTTCATTGCTAAAGCTCAAATGGGCCAAATCAATCAAAATCCATTATAAGCTTTCACCCCTTTtcaattcaaatcaaataaaagattttatttttataaaaaaggttattttaaaaaatttagattttaaaatttatgagttatatatattaaaatatttatggatTTGAATTTAGTGTACTTGTCATTCATATAGCTCAATTTGAGAAGACACTGCCCAGGAAAATTGTTCAATAATCTTTCTTTATGTAATATCACATATTTTTAATCAATCTTCAAAAAGGTGTGACAATTATTTCATCCAAACATGTACTTAAGTTTGAGAAGACACTTTTGGCAATTCTTTTTCACTACTAAGAAGATGAAAATGGGGTCCTCTCCCCCTTGTCACTGTGTCCTTTGTGCtccacaagaagaagaaaaaaggaaaactcTACTCCATTGTCATTGCAAGTCACAATTACTTCTCTACTTTTAGAAAAAGCAAAAGAGAACAAGAAATTACTCCAACATACTCACCATTTCAGCCATGCTTCTCATCATCAACTCCTTTAAAATCCTTCAATTTTTTCCTCAGCCTCTGATCTGATAATCATCAGCTTctcttttttccttaatttatgAGCTAAGAAGCAGTTACTTCAAGCCATTTCCTTTGAAAGTTCAATCTTTCAAGGTCAAAAGAGTTTCTTGAAATGCTTCAAAAATTGcatctttttctcattttgtgCTCAAAGGcaatttctttttgataaaaaagtGTCAAACTTTTTAATGCAGAACCTCAAGAATGCTACCAGTTGTCCTTGTTTTCTCAATCTGTGAGCTGAAAGACAGTTTTTTGGGTAATGGGTACTTAAAAGTTTCAACTTTTAACACTTCTCATCTTGAATTCTGTTGATTTTCGTTAAATTCTTCAATCTTCCCTCTCAATCTGTGAACTGAAAGACAGttttttggttgaaaaatgCCTAATCTTGGAGTTAATAAAGCTGACACAGAGGCAAATGGTGGTTCCAGCCGTCATTCATCGCCGCCGCGGAGGGCGAGCAGTGAGACAACCACAACTGATGGGAGTTTCCACTTAACTGATTCTGATTCTGACCAATCTTGGCACTCACCTTTAGGCTCTGTGGATGATATTTCAGTATATTGTGATCAACAGCCACTGAGGAGGGATACTTCTTTGtcagatgatgagattgatttGGAGAGTGGTGAATTGGAGATGAAGTTGCATAGTAAAGAAGAGAAGGATTGTAGGATTTGTCATTTGAGTTTGTTGAGAAGTGGTGGAATTAGTAGTGGTGAAGATCAAGTGCAAGAGGATTCAGGTGGGATGGCTATTGAATTGGGATGTTCTTGCAAAGGTGACTTAGGTGCTGCTCACAAACAATGTGCTGAGACTTGGTTCAAAACCAAGGGAAACAC
Proteins encoded in this region:
- the LOC101261417 gene encoding uncharacterized protein; translated protein: MPNLGVNKADTEANGGSSRHSSPPRRASSETTTTDGSFHLTDSDSDQSWHSPLGSVDDISVYCDQQPLRRDTSLSDDEIDLESGELEMKLHSKEEKDCRICHLSLLRSGGISSGEDQVQEDSGGMAIELGCSCKGDLGAAHKQCAETWFKTKGNTICEICGTNALNIAGEQTNEANNASVAPLAASAAPIAFSESQGCWHGRRVMNFLLASMVFAFVISWLFHFNILP